The nucleotide window CCTGTGGGCGCGTTGGCGCGTCCGCATGAGTCTCGAGGACGGTCTCGAGACGTTTGCCGACGGTTTCGGCCTGAGCTTCGTCCTCGGGTGGAGACTGGACTGCAAACCGGCCACCTTCGTCCCGTTCGGGCAGAAACGAGCCGATCTCGTCGTCGAGGTTGCGCGCGACCTGCGTGCCGACGCCACGCACCTCGAAGGGGTTTTTCGCGTAGGTCTTCAGGAAGAAGACCCCGGCACGGGGGTGGGCGAGGTACATGTCTTCACCGACGCCGCCAGCACGGTCACCGGCGACGGCGCGCCAGTTCTCGGGATCGACGTTCCGTTCGGTGACGTCCTCGAGTATGTCCTGCCACTCGCGAATCCGCATACGTGACGGTTGTGTCGCGGACAGAATGAACGTATCGGTCGCGACGAACGACACTCGAGGCAGACCCTACCAGTCGCCGGCCGGCTCGAGGTCGTCGTAGTGGTCGTCGAACGTCTCGAGGATGACCTTACACGCGCCGACGATGACCGGGCCGAAGAACAGCCCCATAAAGCCCATGAGGTACATCCCGCCGATGACGCCGACGATGATGATACTCGGGTTGACGTCGGCGCGACCGACGATCAGCGGTCGGAGGAACTCGTCGGAAGCGCCGACGACGATGGTCCCGTAGACGGCCAGCGCGACCGCCGCAACGGCCGAGCCGGTTGCGGCCAGCCACACTGCAGCCGGCGCCCAGACGGCGAACGAGCCGATCAGCGGAATCAGCGAGAGCAAGATCATGACGAACGTCCAGAAGACGACGTTCGGAATGCCGGTCGCGAACAGGCCGAGTCCCGCGAGTACGCCCTGGATAATCGCCACGGCAACGTGACCGACCAGTACCGCCCACGTGAGCCGATCCAGTTCCTCGAACAGCGTCGTCTGGACTTCGCGTGGGAGGGGAACGATCTCGCGGACCCAGGTGAACAGGCGATCCCCATCTCGCAACAGGAAATAGAGGAGGAACGCTGCCAGCCCGATCCCGACCACCGCGTGGATGAGTCCACTGAGGGCGTCGGGTGCACCCCCTAACAGCCCTTCGGCAGCGCTTCGGGCACCGTTGGTCGCCGTCTCGGCGATGTTCACGTCCTGTCCCGTGCGCTCGCTGATCGTCGTCTCGAGGCGATCGATCCCCGGTCCGCCGTTCTCTAGGGACTGTGCGAACCGCACGACATCGGTCGCGATGAGGCCGATCATCGCCGCAAACGGGACGATGATCGACAGCGTCGCCCCGACGACCAACGAGGCCGACGAGAACGACGGGCCGACTCGAGGCTCGAGCCGTTTCTGCAGCGGATAGAGAACGTACGCCAGAAGCACGGCGAGCAGGACGTACTGCAGGAACGGCCACACTATCGCGAGCGTCAGCACGGCCGAAATCGTGACGAGAAGGAGGTAAAACCCCTTGCTGACGTTCATTCGACCACCAACTCCTGTCCGTTCATACCGTCCGTATCGTGTCGTCGTGCAAAAGCGCGCGGCCGGCAACTTCTCCCGGCTGCGGGCTGCGACCGCCATCAGACGCCCCGCCCATCACCGAACCAAAAGGGATACGATGGCTCCCCCGACAGGACGAGTAACCACCGTTTGTCCATGTCCGTCCGCCAGTCACTCTCGCTCGTCGAACTGTTTCGTGCGACACCAGCCAAAACCGCCCTCCTCATGATCGGCCCACTCGCACTGGCCGCCGGACAACTCGGGAACAGCTACGTTAACGGCGTCTCGCCCCTCGTCTCGAGTGCGTTCGCCGTCGTCATGCTCGCGTTTGCCGTCGTCGCGACGCGTCATCACGCTGCCGAACACCGGCGTCGACAACTCGAGGCGGAGACGAACGTCGACACCGCATTCGAGTCCGGGATCAGCCAGCAGCGCTGATCAGGCCCGCGTGGACTCGGTCGCGACCCGTCGGGCACCGCGGGCTTCGTAGGCGTTGTATCCTGCCAAGGCGGCGATGAGCAGTCCAGCGCCGAGTGTACTCCAGAACAGCATCCCAGTCATCTCGAGCAGTGCCGGTGAGATGATCAGCCAGATACCGAGGATCGCCACCAGCGAAGCGACGCCGATGCTCAGCGGAATGTCGTTCGACAGCCGGTAGAAGTTGTAGCCGGCGGCGATGGCGACGAACGCACCGGCCAGCAGGTTGTTCCAGAGCGCCGCCGCGCCGGTATCGAAAGCCAGCACCGAGACGGCGGCCCAGACGCCGAGTGCAGCGATGACGATGCTAAGCACCGACGTCTTCCGTCGCCGTTCCTCGTCTGCGATCGCGGTGGACTCGTCTCGAGGGTCTCGACGATCCGGACGGTCGCCGACGCCAGTTCCCGAATCGACGTCGGCGGCGGTGATGGTATCGGCGTCGTCGGATGGCGCTCCGGTGTGCGATTCTCGGCCGAGGTCGTTCGCACTCTCGTGTGCCGAGCGTGGCTCACGGTCGTCTTTGTTCGAGTCGGTCATGACGAGCGAGACGAGACTCCGGTCGGGCAAAAACGCCGACGACTGTTCCACCGTCGCAATCTGAAACTCGGTGGTAATCAGCTATTACGACAATTCTATCCCCGGTTCGACACGTCACCACGAATCACCGGACCGAGTGATCAACCTCTCGCCCGCGACCGATAGCGTTTTTGACGGCTCGGCCCGTGACGATCAGTCGTGCACATACGCGGAACCGTCGCTGGCGAGGTCGAAGTGCGCTCGGTGTCGACGAGCTACGGCGAAAGCGAACTCGCCGAGGTGCCGCTGTTGCTGGCGGCCGAGGATGACGGCGAGCGACCCCCGACCAGAACGTTCGCTCGAGACGGTGACGGTGCAGTGTCGGACCCGACATCTGATTACGAGACCACGACGGTCACGCTGTGGAACAAGTGGGCCGAGTCGGCCGACTACCTCGAGCCGGGACTAGAGGTGCTCGTCACCGACGCGAAAGAAGAGACGTATCAGGGCGAGACCCAGTACGCCACGACGGGCGACTCCTACGTCGTCGTCGAGCCGAGCTTTCTGGTGAACGTGACGGCGATCCGCAACTGGGTGCAGTGTCCCCGCCTCTACTATCTGAACAAACTCTCGGGCGTGCCGCTGAACTACCCCGTCGTCAAGGGGACGCTCGTCCACGAGGTCTTCGGCGACCTCTTGCGAGGACGCGACCTCGAGGAGTCGATCGACGCTCGCGTCGACGAACGCGGCCTCGAGCTCGGCTTGCTCGGCGAGACACCCGAGGCCGTCGCCGAGGAGGTCAGAGAGAACGCCAAAGCGATCGAAGGCTGGCTCGAGCAGGGTCGATTAACCGAAGAAGACAGCTGGCGCTCCGAACAACTCCTCATCAGCGAGACGTTCGGCCTCCGCGGCCGGGCCGACGCGATCCGTCGCGGCGCGCCGGTCGAACTCAAGACGGGCAAGAACCTGAAGAAAGAGCCGCGATTCAAGGACAAGGTGCAGGCCGCCTGTTATGCGCTCTTGCTCGAGGAACACGGCGGCGACGTCGACCTCGGGACGCTGCTCTATACGAAGAACTCGGCGCTAGATCGCAACGAGGAGACTGGCGATCTCACCCCGGCAAAGGAGTTCACGATGGGCGACGGCCTGTTGAAATTCGTCGTCCGCCAGCGTAACGAACTCGCGGCGATGGAGATTTCAGGCGACGTGCCGACCGGCTACGAGGGCTCGGCGAAGTGTGAGTACTGTTTCGAACAGGACACCTGCATGGTCGTCTCGGGCCGACTCGATCAGGAATCGAAAGCCGGCCAGATCGCGACGCCGCTGCCCGAGGAGGAACGCGAGTACTTCTATCGGTTCTATCAGGCGATCGAAGAAGAACGCCGGGAGGTCCACCGCGAGTACGCCAAACTCTGGGAACAGGACGCCCAGGAGCGCGCCGACGACGACCGGGCGCTGATCGACCTCAAGTTCGTCGAGAAACGCCCGCTCGAGGGCGGTCGCTGGGAGCTTCGCGCCCGGCGGACGAGCAGCGCGAACTCGAAGATTCGGGAAGGCGACTTCGTCTTGGCGAGCGACGGCCATCCAGTGCGTGGGAACTCGGAGCTTGCAACGATCGAACGGCTCGATGACGAAGTCGTCCTGACAGCCGACGAGCCGGTCGAGGTCACGCGCCTCGACGTCTACCCCTCCGAACTGACGACCGACCGGCTGCTGGTCGCGATGCACGACGCGCTGCTCAAAGGCGACGAGCGCCGCAAGGACATCCTGTTCGGACGGGCCACGGCCGAATTTGACGAGATTTCAGAGACGTTCATCGACAACAACGCCGCCCAGAACGAGGCCGTGACGAAAGCCGTCGGCGCACGGGATTGTGCCCTGATCCACGGGCCGCCGGGCACCGGGAAGACCTACACCATCGCCCGTGCCATCCGCGCGATGGTCGAACGCGGCGAGCGCGTCCTGCTCTCTGCGTTTACGAACCGAGCCGTCGACAACGCCCTCGAGGCCTTGCTCGAGCAACTCGAGGACGGCGTTGGGTCGCAGACGCAACGATCTGGAGACGGCAAAGCCGTCTCCGTCGTCCGCGTCGGCTCCGAGAGCGGCATCCGCGAGGATATGGAGCCCTACCGGCTGGAACGCGCCGGCGACCCTGAAGACCGCGTCGCAGAACTACAAAATGCGCAGGTCGTCGCCGCGACGACGGCGACGTGCGGTTCCCGCGTGATGAAAGAGCAGGCGTTCGACGTCGCGCTCGTCGACGAGGCCGCCCAGCTGACGGAGCCGGGCACCTGCGCGGCGATCAATCTCGCCGAGCGGTTCGTCCTCGTCGGGGACCACGAGCAGCTACCGCCGGTCGTCCGCGCCGAAAACGACCTCACGGAGTCGCTGTTCGAACGGCTCATCGACTGTCATCCCGAGGCTGGCGTCATGCTCGATCGCCAGTACCGGATGAACCAGCGCATTCAGGCCTTCGCCTCGCAGGAGTTCTACGACGGCGAGCTCCGACCCGCCGAACCCGAGGTCGCCGGACGGACCCTTGACGATCTCGCGGGCGTCTCGACGGACGCACTCCCACCGGAACTGCAAGATCCGGTCGCGTTCGTCGACGTCGAGGGCGACGGCGGGCAGTACACCGACAGCGAGGAGGCGGCCCGAATCGCCGACCTGATCGCAACCTACGAGCGCGCGGGCCTCGAGCGATCCGAAATCGGCGTCATCGCGCCGTTTCGCGCGCAGGTTTCGGAGATCGCGAGTCACGTCCCCGACGACGTCACCGTCGACACGGTCGACCGTTTCCAAGGCTCGAGTCAGGAGGTCATCATCGTCTCGTTTACGGCGACGGGGTCGCTCGAGGGCCCTATCTTCGAGGATTACCGGCGGATCAACGTCGCACTGACCCGGCCGAAACGGGCGCTCGTGCTCGTCGGCGACCCGGCGGCGTTGGCATCGGACCCCGTGTACGAGCGGATGCTCGAGTGGGCACGGACGTAATCCGACCCGACGGTGTATATTTCACATCCGAAGTTGACAACATATTACTATCCCGCTTCGAAAGCAATCGCAATGACCGAATCAACGAGACGACGACTGCTCGCCGTCGCTGTGGGCGTCGTCTCCACGGCAGGTGCCGGCTGTCTGGACGAGTCATCCGTCGAACGCGACGAGTCGAGCGGGGACGACACCGACGCGGCCGATGGCGACGACTCGAGTCCGCTCGCCGATGCGGTGACGGCTGACGCAACCGTTGACTATCCCGCGTTCGTCGACAGAGACGTGCGCGTCACGGACGATGAGCGAGGGATCGAATATTCGGATTCCGGGCCGGTGTTCGTCCTCGCTGTGCAGTTCGAGGGTGCAGACGCGACCGCCGACGAACTCCGTGTCAGCCGTGACCTCGACAGTGACGTGTCGACGGCCTACATCGCACCGGTCGTGGACAGCGACGGCGTGACGTATCACGTCTTCGCGAACGAGTCGTTCATCGCTCTCGCCGACTGGACGCTCGTCGAGTTGGTGGACAATACCCCCGCTGACGAGCGTCGAGCCTCGTTCGACGAGCTGCAGGCCGGCGTGTTCCACCTCGAGACGAGTGCCGACGCCGACGGTCTCGTAATCGTCGATGGTGGACGGGACGCGCTCGAGACAGACGCGGCGACGGTCGTCGGCATTCACCGACTGGATGCCGACACCGTAACGGAGAGCGCTCCACAGGTCGCGTTCGAGATCGAACGACTGGACGACGGGTCGACCGTCGAGATTACTCACACGAGCGGCGACCACCTCGAGGGCGATGCTGTCGTCGTCGACGTTGACGGCGACCGACTCGAGAACCCGTTCGGCGTCGAGACGGTGACTGCAGGCGACACAGCCACGATCGAGGACGTTCCGGCCGGGGCGGAACTCGCGGTGCGCTACGACGACGGTGAGACTGCGACCGTCATGACCACGACGACCCTCGAGTGAGGTGCTCGCGTCGCCCGGCAGGTTCGCGGTTCCGCGTTGCTGGCGGGTTGCCGAACTGTGTGGACTCGAGAACCGCCCGACGCGGCGACGGGATACGTTTATAATGCTTTGCTTGACAGTCAGCAGACGTGATGCGATTCGAAGCGGAGAGCGAACTCGTTCGCGAGGCAGTGTCGGCAGAGTATGCGGAGTTCGTGATCGCGATCACCGAACTCGGCGGCGTCACGGCGCTGATGGGTATCCTCGCGCTGTTGTTCTGGTGGGGCGACCGACGGCAGAGCGCGCTCGTGATCAGCTACGCGATCGCCGGCCTCGCCGTGTTGCTGGCGGTGAAGACGGCGTTCGCCCTCCCGCGACCGCCGGAAGACGCCATGCTGGTCGCACTCGAGGACGAGCGCGAAGGGTATGGCTTCCCGAGCGGCCACGCGTTCGCGGCGACGGTCGTCTACGGCGGCCTGCTCTCGATGTCCGACCGCGCTCGAGAACCGTGGACCGTCGTCGGCGTCGTCGCGCTCGTCGTCGCCGTCTCGCTCTCGCGGGTCGTCCTCGGGGTCCACTATTTGGGGGACGTGATCGTCGGTATGCTGTTGGGCGTCGGCTTCGTCGTCGCGATGAACCGACTCACTCGCGGCGTGCCGGCGGTCGGATTCGCGGTCGCGCTCGTCCTCGCGGTGCCCGCCCTCGCCATCACTGGCGTCAGCGAGGACACTGTCCTCGCCGTCGGCGGGGCGCTCGGCGGCCTCCTGACCGCCGGCCGAATCGACCGCCTTCCCGCGTTACGCTCGAGACTCGAGGGCGTCGCCCTCGCCGCGGTCGGTGGCAGCGGCATCGTAGTGCTCCAAGTCGCCGAATCGGTCGTCGACGCCACACTCGCGCTCGGCGTCCTGTACGCCGCTCTCGTCGCGTGGATTTTCGTCGTCCCCACGGTCGTCGGCCGCGTCGGCGACCGACTCGTCGACTCGTCGGTGGACAATCGTCGCTCGAGGCGGCCCACGGAGGAGTAGTCGACCGCTTTCACGACGGTGTCGTCGGGTGCGCGATTGTCGCCAGCCCGAGAGAATCGTTATCGTGGCGAAACTCGTGCAGGCGAATTCGGGCCGGATCCGACCTCGAAAAGCGAAAGACAGGGTGGGGTTTACCGCCGTCGGCAGTGTGAATTCGCTATGTTCGGCTCCGTCCACCTGCGTCGACCCGGCGTTCGGGCCGCGGTCTGGCTCGTCGTCGCCATCGCGCTGACGTCGATTGCGACCGGCGTCGTGGCGATCCTCACGGATCCCGCCATCGCTGCGCACGGCACACTGGGGGCGCTGCAAGCGGCCGCGGAGTTCAGCGGCACCATCGTCGGCTTCGCGTTGCTCGTCACCGCATGGGGAATGCGACGCGGCTACCGGGTCGCGTTCGTCGCCGCCGTCGGCCTCGTCGGGCTGTCGCTGGCTCACGGTATCGTCCAGTACCGGCTGCTGTCGGTGCCGCTCGTCGTCCTCTCCGTCGGCGGTCTCGTCGTCCTCGTGGCCACGAGCGGACGGTTCAGACGGACAACTCATCTCACCGCGACCCAGGTCGGGGCGCTGCTGGCGATCGTCGGCGTGTTCTGTTACGGCACTGCCGGCGCGTACACGCTCCGCGGGCAGTTCGACGGCGTCGTCGACGCGATCTACTTCACCGTCGTCACCGCGAGTACGGTCGGCTACGGCGACGTCCACGCGGCTACCGATACGGGACGCCTCTTCGCCATCTCGCTGGCCATCCTTGGGCCCGCAACCATCGCCGTGGCTGCCGGCAGCCTGTTCCAGCCTGCACTCGAGGCACACCTCGAGCGAACCGGCCGGCGCGCGCTGGCGGCGAACGACGCCAGCGCTGACGATACCGATGACAAGGGCGAAGACGAGGGCCCGCGGATCGCCGTCCTCAACGGCGACGCTCGTGCCCGTAATCGAGGGGCTTTCGAAACACGCGTCGGTCACGGTCGTCACGAACGAGGACGCAGTTCCGGGTCTGCCCGACGACGTCAGCAAGTTCGTCGGCGAGGTGACGGACGGCGACGCGCTCGAGCGAGCGGGCCTCGAGCGGTGCGAGGCGGTTCTCGTCGCGGCTGTCGGGCCCAATGCTGACGGGGCGGTCGCCGCCGCTCGGTCGCTCACCGATGCTCGAATCGTGGCCATCGCGGAGTCCGACTCGAGCGCGTCAATCGCCCATCACGGCGCGGACGTCGTCGTCGTTGCGCCCGATCCAGACCTCGTCGAAACGATCGTGGACGCGGTGGTGAACGCCAGCGAAGCCGACGATCAGTCCTCGGCGTCGGCCGCTTCCCAGAGCGGGTAGAGGTCGTCCTCGATCGGCTCGGTGATCGACTCGTCGTCGAGGACGAGTTCGAACGCACCCTCGCCAACCGTGCCGATTTCGGCCCCCTCGAGGCCGGCCTCGGCGAGCGACTCGAGGCAGTCGTCGACGGCCTCGCTCGGCACGGTCGCGAGCAACGCCCCGGAGCCGAAGATCCGAAGCGGGTCGACGCCGGCCGCCGCACACAACTGTTCGGTCTCCTCGCGGATCGGCACCGCGCCGCGGTCGATTTCGAGGCGAACGTCGGAGGCGCGGGCGATCTCGAGTGCGCCGGCGGCGACGCCGCCCTCGGTCGGGTCGTGCATCGCAGTTGCGTACTCGCGAATCGCGCGGCCGTCGACGACGATACTGATCTCGTCGACGAATCCCGCAGCGCGCTCGCAGATGGTGTCGTCGACACCGAGGTCGGCACCGAAGTCGGACGCGAGGATGGCGGTGCCCTCGAGGCCGGCGGCTTTCGTCAGCACGACGCTGTCGCCGGGTTCAGCGCCGTGTGTCGGAACGAACGACTCGGCCATCCCCATCGCCGTCAGCGAGAGCAGCGGGCGCTCGAGCTGGTCGACGTACTCCGAGTGGCCGCCGACGATCGACGCCCCGACGTCTCGAGCGGCCACGTCGAGGTCGCGCGTGATTTCCTCGAGCGGCGCGTCCTCGTCGGGGAGCATGATGACGGCCGTCAGCCAGCGTGGGTCGGCACCCGAGGCGGCGACGTCGTTGCAGGCGACGCGGACGGCGAGCGTGCCGACCTGTGAGGCCGCAAGCGAGATGGGGTCGGAGCTGACGACGAGCGTCTCGTCGCAGCCGGGCACCGCAATTCCGGCGGCGTCCTCGCCGTCCGCGGGTCCCTGTAGCACTGTCTCGTCGTCGGCGGCCGTTCCCGTCCGGCCGAAGACGTGTTCGAGCAAGTCGTCCGGGCTCACCTTGCCGGGCATACCACGAACTGGGGGAATCCGGGGTTTGTAGCTGTCGGGGTCGACTCGAGCGCCCCGCAAAAAACACACCGCGGTCGACGTCGTTCGACCGTCGACGCTCAGGTGTCCGGAGCCACCGCGTCCATCGTCTGTCGAATATCGTCTTCGGTCGCGCCGCGTGGGAAACTGACCGCGATGGCGTCGATCCCGTCGACGGCCTCGTAGCGCTCGAGGCTCTCGCGAGCCGATTCGGGGTCGCCCACGGCACAAAGATCGTCGAGCAGGTCGTCGCCGAGGCACTCGAGTGCGCGCTCACGGTCGCCTGCCTGCCAGGCGTCGTGGATCTCCGTGGCCTCGTCGTAGCCCTGTCGCTCGAGGGCGTCGCGGTAGAACGTGCCCATGCCGCCGACGTAGAAGGCGACGTGCTGACGGGCGAGTTCGCGGGCGCGATCAGTATCGTCCAGCACACAGCAGGTCACGCCGGTCGTGACCTGCACGTCTTCGGGGTCGCGCTCGCCCAGTTCGGCCCCGCGTTCGATGTCCTCGAGGCGGTCGCGGACGCCGTCGGGGGTGAGCATGATGCCGTGCCAGCCGTCGGCGAACCGGCCGGCGAGTTCGACGGCCTTTGGCCCCATTCCGGTGACCTCGATCGGCGGAGTAGGTTCCGGCGGCGCACAGCGCAGCCGAAAACCGGAGAGGTCGAACTCGTCGCCGTCGTAGTCGACCGGGTCGCCCGAGAGCACCTGCCGAACGATGTCGACGGTCTCGCGGGTGC belongs to Natronorubrum aibiense and includes:
- a CDS encoding AIR synthase family protein, which produces MPGKVSPDDLLEHVFGRTGTAADDETVLQGPADGEDAAGIAVPGCDETLVVSSDPISLAASQVGTLAVRVACNDVAASGADPRWLTAVIMLPDEDAPLEEITRDLDVAARDVGASIVGGHSEYVDQLERPLLSLTAMGMAESFVPTHGAEPGDSVVLTKAAGLEGTAILASDFGADLGVDDTICERAAGFVDEISIVVDGRAIREYATAMHDPTEGGVAAGALEIARASDVRLEIDRGAVPIREETEQLCAAAGVDPLRIFGSGALLATVPSEAVDDCLESLAEAGLEGAEIGTVGEGAFELVLDDESITEPIEDDLYPLWEAADAED
- a CDS encoding AAA domain-containing protein, encoding MHIRGTVAGEVEVRSVSTSYGESELAEVPLLLAAEDDGERPPTRTFARDGDGAVSDPTSDYETTTVTLWNKWAESADYLEPGLEVLVTDAKEETYQGETQYATTGDSYVVVEPSFLVNVTAIRNWVQCPRLYYLNKLSGVPLNYPVVKGTLVHEVFGDLLRGRDLEESIDARVDERGLELGLLGETPEAVAEEVRENAKAIEGWLEQGRLTEEDSWRSEQLLISETFGLRGRADAIRRGAPVELKTGKNLKKEPRFKDKVQAACYALLLEEHGGDVDLGTLLYTKNSALDRNEETGDLTPAKEFTMGDGLLKFVVRQRNELAAMEISGDVPTGYEGSAKCEYCFEQDTCMVVSGRLDQESKAGQIATPLPEEEREYFYRFYQAIEEERREVHREYAKLWEQDAQERADDDRALIDLKFVEKRPLEGGRWELRARRTSSANSKIREGDFVLASDGHPVRGNSELATIERLDDEVVLTADEPVEVTRLDVYPSELTTDRLLVAMHDALLKGDERRKDILFGRATAEFDEISETFIDNNAAQNEAVTKAVGARDCALIHGPPGTGKTYTIARAIRAMVERGERVLLSAFTNRAVDNALEALLEQLEDGVGSQTQRSGDGKAVSVVRVGSESGIREDMEPYRLERAGDPEDRVAELQNAQVVAATTATCGSRVMKEQAFDVALVDEAAQLTEPGTCAAINLAERFVLVGDHEQLPPVVRAENDLTESLFERLIDCHPEAGVMLDRQYRMNQRIQAFASQEFYDGELRPAEPEVAGRTLDDLAGVSTDALPPELQDPVAFVDVEGDGGQYTDSEEAARIADLIATYERAGLERSEIGVIAPFRAQVSEIASHVPDDVTVDTVDRFQGSSQEVIIVSFTATGSLEGPIFEDYRRINVALTRPKRALVLVGDPAALASDPVYERMLEWART
- a CDS encoding phosphatase PAP2 family protein, producing the protein MRFEAESELVREAVSAEYAEFVIAITELGGVTALMGILALLFWWGDRRQSALVISYAIAGLAVLLAVKTAFALPRPPEDAMLVALEDEREGYGFPSGHAFAATVVYGGLLSMSDRAREPWTVVGVVALVVAVSLSRVVLGVHYLGDVIVGMLLGVGFVVAMNRLTRGVPAVGFAVALVLAVPALAITGVSEDTVLAVGGALGGLLTAGRIDRLPALRSRLEGVALAAVGGSGIVVLQVAESVVDATLALGVLYAALVAWIFVVPTVVGRVGDRLVDSSVDNRRSRRPTEE
- a CDS encoding TIGR04024 family LLM class F420-dependent oxidoreductase, which produces MTDRDVHLPVAAQPTIDSIVDYTQRAEAGGYDCAWLPETWGRDGVTVLTAMAERTDSIDIGSSILNTYSRSPALLGQTAATLQEVSKGRFRLGLGPSGPVVIENWHGMAYGNPLKRTRETVDIVRQVLSGDPVDYDGDEFDLSGFRLRCAPPEPTPPIEVTGMGPKAVELAGRFADGWHGIMLTPDGVRDRLEDIERGAELGERDPEDVQVTTGVTCCVLDDTDRARELARQHVAFYVGGMGTFYRDALERQGYDEATEIHDAWQAGDRERALECLGDDLLDDLCAVGDPESARESLERYEAVDGIDAIAVSFPRGATEDDIRQTMDAVAPDT
- a CDS encoding AI-2E family transporter, which produces MNVSKGFYLLLVTISAVLTLAIVWPFLQYVLLAVLLAYVLYPLQKRLEPRVGPSFSSASLVVGATLSIIVPFAAMIGLIATDVVRFAQSLENGGPGIDRLETTISERTGQDVNIAETATNGARSAAEGLLGGAPDALSGLIHAVVGIGLAAFLLYFLLRDGDRLFTWVREIVPLPREVQTTLFEELDRLTWAVLVGHVAVAIIQGVLAGLGLFATGIPNVVFWTFVMILLSLIPLIGSFAVWAPAAVWLAATGSAVAAVALAVYGTIVVGASDEFLRPLIVGRADVNPSIIIVGVIGGMYLMGFMGLFFGPVIVGACKVILETFDDHYDDLEPAGDW
- a CDS encoding SPW repeat domain-containing protein gives rise to the protein MTDSNKDDREPRSAHESANDLGRESHTGAPSDDADTITAADVDSGTGVGDRPDRRDPRDESTAIADEERRRKTSVLSIVIAALGVWAAVSVLAFDTGAAALWNNLLAGAFVAIAAGYNFYRLSNDIPLSIGVASLVAILGIWLIISPALLEMTGMLFWSTLGAGLLIAALAGYNAYEARGARRVATESTRA
- a CDS encoding helix-hairpin-helix domain-containing protein, producing MRIREWQDILEDVTERNVDPENWRAVAGDRAGGVGEDMYLAHPRAGVFFLKTYAKNPFEVRGVGTQVARNLDDEIGSFLPERDEGGRFAVQSPPEDEAQAETVGKRLETVLETHADAPTRPQDLFDDVMEAIESPAFGPMAYDQYDRPDELEDLSDRFEDADDLLNAELDDLIETDDVGRGFM